Proteins encoded in a region of the Enterococcus gilvus ATCC BAA-350 genome:
- a CDS encoding SpaA isopeptide-forming pilin-related protein, with protein sequence MKRWVSAWMLLSLFGSVASPILASAVESTESSAKTSVNEGTTVQSITSDPQQTVPTESAPIPEKAENPESTEDSDTVTNQLAFEKTSEFNDEVSSKNQTELQLDGKVTSSAENTQAITFEMSPSFKLTDSKPEEKVIVNDQKEPIGHYTVETKNARSSYTLTFNKLVKGENKFKLILLGSITRGPDKTVDLYQADQKIFQLALPDEADTSSEDTTASESTETSTTESASSSTTASKESTKSSQSDATKESTEASKTEGTTKNEKKRAAPAAEPAQPRAPGSIDELFSTYAPGDNFVQNIKLNFEPNPPTINSTVQFNLDFAIPDAVRTEMVSGDYYEMDFPEGLAITTPSPQGDLKDGDGNVYGRYIFDAGTQKLRITFTQQEGQNFLPPETGSVTADVRFDTKKITQPGPATIIYPSKTNIPPFIVQIKPTGGASISKAGHTDTPNNPNTVYWDVDFNKDFSELEKPLLTEKFPDQVTFNKDDLGAVAIYPLEVDFNGNVTSTGTTPLDPSTYTVADNGSIQFNTTIDRPYRVVYSTTIKDAVKPTNGGTVPITNNVTLTSGSTNLPASATVQLNYKKALEKVRVGYDSINQEYRWLIRYNYGQKELANDTVVSDTYSSNMDVEPNSFDVYTVNFDSRGNPVNGAPLDPKDYTIDTTTNPFTVSFKNNVQAGKAINISYKTRVNKIVSGASNNQITVSNQAKTNTIPPTTEVTNTPTQQVVIKNKPTIDVGTKTARYVIDINKNKYEMENALFTDKMSYTDEGYASFPTKVKQATSEADAGVVIRDVSANNRVLTSAFRFVATDGEVVSTIGDPETADYVVSANLNETRSGYTNFTVKFQNAYAKTTHQFQMEYYITYNQFDDAVENTSIDYRNTMTANFVNNGQPYESSSTTDFKTSTQEVNQGMKSGSYDPVTKEITWTIVTNYNNLGVSQFTVTDPITGNQVYEPDSLEVTRGTINSSGRFQPTTKSPYQGNQVGQDYLTVTNPVPTAEDQQGTLAIQLGKDGNYIPGWNADDVPMVYQIQFKTSLKNQIVYDQSTYNNVATVDITGNKQELPASVSIAFGGQSALKEGNYNTQNGKVDWAVTINPNQSLLANVKIEDNPSANQIIQGDSFKLYTGKYSGTGNATTVQKDQLVPSDQYKVTVTTDPTTGQQRFVLDMSEIQEKKDPNQEDQYLTGVIEKPYILAYETEPNFTSRTETVANDASISSEGKELPGKDTHKDFPITIQDSSGTAFGSKGKVVVQKVNGNGGVVPGAVLQLLRKNTSTNKTDVLYETTTDNQGLTTFGNLIATSSAYEYYVKEIEAPDGYTISPELLEGKRVYADTSSNTPVTTIENEPVNVTFKKTNAAGNALSGGLFSLYENNGTATNPNYAFLRGFIPTSEGFDLSGLGDGQYRIRETSAPSGYQINLTPIDFEIKKNSDATRSVFVNDEVVSDGLLQLKDYRGSALLKKSDESGKALGNARFNVQRAELNSDDYSDYGDQDSYVTANDGELKLSDLPPGKYKVKESQAPENYYLNSKEFTFVIDAVSTGDQAPATVELNNGDALIDYQGSARFKKVDGQDYLTNQKETPLSGAKFQLYDAEGKTAIGDEVTTGSDGYLVFDNLKPGTTYAFKETKAPSGYLKNDQLVRFTTPVTNNQGESAVSIESGGDQKLVVDEKTPFKNYKERVHFRKEDEAGRPLADAKYQLSKQNDANEWKPVTDLGKGAGSDGLFTSDKLDGSVNAFELSPGKYKFVEKTAPSGYLLNTKEIPFTVEDQEEGEPQVLEIPISGDANVNYQGSAVLYKEAEDKEDTTFNKLEDAAFDVYTDSATPEKVTEKNLTSDSDGNVTATGLAPGNYYFQEVSNGNRYLVNTQKIKFTIPTTASGKPETVTTNVDGKLSLRNYLGTVELTKVDANEQPLENAEFTVFDSSEKEVGKGSSNQEGKVTINKLAPGDYTMKETKAPDGYLLNDQTVTFTIPESAEGQPQKVVIPDSFKDYKGAVKLIKTDANDQPLANAVFELLDSDDQPVGGTATSNENGEVVFDDLAPGDYTFKEINAPDGYVKNTTLVPVIVPETANGQPEVVTVKDHFVNYQGTAELTKTDGEGKALQGAAFKVVRTDGSDVEGKTATSDEKGLVQVTGLAPGSYRFVETAAPDGNYVMTSEALDFTIPTETEGQPAVVAVSDNVPNYRGTIRVHKVGNDLNDDSKMVDLAGAEFTLYTNEDFSDTKPTKIVSDSKGNVAFKDLAPGTYYVKETKAPNGYLVNTFPMTFVIPDRVPETMPMTDAQNHENRIEDGSYVVDAGDFQNARKNIELKKTDGEKDGNLDLTKVAFSLYFDDGTTTGKLVKEKLQPETDGTIDLSNLALEDGSYKLIETQTSENYVLSSQPIYFVVENSQAKGISLNIANYQAVITGKKVGDGKGLAGAEYQLFKANNLDKPLETTDQKGTKQTILKSDSKGAFYAKGLSVGEYVLKETKAPNGYILDTTTHKFTIYPQNGKPAVRDLGEFENYQGRVRLTKVDAADENNQLSNAEFQLLDENQNVLQENLKTGTDGRLTVTHLAPGTYFFKETKAPSGYRLSEKQLAFTVEASHAGKPVQIEVTAKNDRTPNKPNHPKQPNKPNTPGWWYYPKTGETKGPILLIVGALLVLAVIGIGYYRKRN encoded by the coding sequence ATGAAACGATGGGTAAGCGCCTGGATGCTGCTCAGCCTATTTGGGAGTGTTGCGTCACCAATTCTTGCGTCTGCAGTCGAAAGTACGGAGAGTTCTGCCAAAACGTCAGTGAATGAAGGAACGACCGTCCAGTCGATAACCAGCGATCCGCAGCAAACCGTACCAACGGAATCCGCACCGATTCCAGAGAAAGCAGAAAATCCAGAAAGCACAGAAGATTCTGACACGGTCACGAACCAACTAGCATTCGAGAAGACAAGTGAATTCAACGATGAGGTATCATCGAAGAATCAGACTGAACTGCAGTTGGACGGAAAAGTCACGAGCTCTGCTGAAAACACACAAGCCATTACATTTGAGATGAGCCCGTCATTCAAACTTACAGACAGCAAGCCGGAAGAGAAGGTCATCGTAAATGACCAAAAGGAACCGATCGGCCACTACACCGTCGAGACTAAGAATGCCCGCAGCAGCTATACGTTGACCTTCAATAAGCTGGTCAAAGGGGAAAATAAATTTAAGCTCATTCTGCTTGGGTCGATCACGCGTGGGCCAGATAAAACGGTCGACCTCTACCAAGCGGATCAAAAGATTTTTCAATTAGCCTTGCCGGATGAAGCAGATACGTCTAGTGAAGATACCACTGCCTCTGAGAGTACCGAAACGAGTACAACAGAATCCGCTTCGTCTTCAACGACCGCATCAAAAGAATCAACGAAAAGCAGTCAAAGCGATGCGACGAAAGAATCTACGGAAGCATCAAAAACAGAAGGAACGACTAAAAATGAAAAGAAACGTGCCGCTCCAGCAGCTGAGCCTGCACAGCCTAGAGCGCCCGGGTCAATCGACGAGTTGTTTTCTACTTATGCACCCGGTGATAATTTTGTTCAAAACATCAAGCTGAACTTCGAGCCAAATCCGCCAACCATCAATTCAACCGTCCAGTTCAATCTGGATTTTGCTATCCCAGACGCGGTTCGAACAGAGATGGTCTCAGGGGATTATTATGAGATGGATTTTCCAGAAGGCTTGGCCATCACGACACCTTCTCCTCAAGGGGATTTGAAGGACGGTGACGGGAATGTCTATGGAAGGTATATTTTCGATGCAGGGACACAAAAGCTGCGCATCACCTTCACTCAGCAAGAGGGACAAAATTTCTTACCGCCAGAAACAGGCTCGGTCACGGCCGATGTCCGCTTTGATACGAAAAAAATCACGCAGCCTGGTCCAGCGACGATCATTTATCCGAGTAAAACCAATATTCCACCATTTATTGTTCAAATCAAACCAACCGGAGGAGCGTCCATCAGTAAGGCCGGGCATACGGATACCCCGAACAACCCAAATACGGTTTATTGGGATGTCGATTTCAATAAGGACTTTTCAGAATTAGAGAAGCCGCTCTTAACAGAGAAATTTCCAGATCAAGTCACTTTTAATAAGGACGATCTTGGCGCCGTAGCAATCTATCCTTTAGAGGTTGATTTTAACGGCAATGTAACAAGTACGGGAACGACGCCGCTTGATCCGAGTACGTATACCGTTGCAGATAATGGTTCGATCCAATTCAATACCACGATCGATCGCCCGTATCGCGTCGTGTACTCGACCACGATCAAAGATGCTGTCAAGCCGACGAATGGCGGGACTGTGCCGATCACGAACAATGTGACATTGACGAGTGGAAGCACGAATCTGCCTGCTTCTGCGACGGTCCAACTCAATTATAAAAAAGCGTTAGAAAAAGTAAGAGTCGGGTACGACAGCATCAACCAAGAATACCGTTGGCTGATTCGTTACAACTACGGACAAAAGGAATTGGCAAATGACACGGTCGTTTCCGATACCTATTCTTCCAATATGGATGTTGAGCCGAATAGCTTCGACGTGTACACGGTCAATTTCGACAGTCGAGGGAATCCTGTAAACGGAGCGCCCCTTGATCCGAAAGACTACACGATCGACACGACGACGAATCCTTTTACAGTAAGCTTTAAAAATAACGTTCAAGCAGGAAAAGCAATAAACATCTCGTATAAGACACGGGTCAATAAGATTGTTTCAGGGGCATCGAATAATCAAATCACGGTTTCGAATCAAGCGAAAACGAATACGATTCCTCCGACAACAGAAGTAACCAACACCCCTACGCAGCAAGTAGTGATAAAGAACAAGCCGACCATCGATGTAGGAACAAAAACGGCGCGCTATGTGATCGATATCAATAAAAACAAATACGAGATGGAGAATGCGCTTTTTACCGATAAAATGAGCTACACCGATGAAGGTTACGCAAGCTTCCCGACCAAAGTGAAGCAAGCCACTTCAGAGGCAGATGCGGGTGTGGTAATCCGCGATGTGTCAGCGAACAATCGAGTGCTGACGAGTGCGTTTCGTTTTGTAGCGACCGATGGCGAGGTCGTAAGTACGATCGGCGATCCTGAGACAGCCGATTACGTCGTTTCTGCGAACCTGAATGAGACACGATCTGGTTATACCAATTTCACGGTGAAGTTTCAAAATGCCTATGCGAAGACGACCCACCAATTTCAAATGGAGTATTACATTACCTACAATCAATTTGATGATGCAGTAGAGAATACCAGCATTGACTACAGAAACACGATGACGGCAAATTTTGTCAATAATGGACAGCCCTATGAATCTTCCAGTACCACTGATTTCAAAACGAGTACGCAAGAAGTGAATCAAGGGATGAAATCGGGCAGCTATGATCCGGTGACGAAGGAAATCACATGGACGATCGTGACGAACTACAATAATCTAGGGGTATCGCAATTCACGGTGACTGACCCGATCACAGGAAATCAAGTCTATGAGCCGGATTCGTTGGAGGTCACGCGAGGAACGATCAATTCCAGCGGCAGGTTCCAACCGACGACAAAGAGTCCGTACCAAGGAAATCAAGTAGGTCAGGATTATTTGACCGTCACAAATCCAGTACCGACTGCCGAGGATCAGCAAGGGACATTGGCTATCCAATTAGGGAAAGACGGCAACTACATTCCCGGCTGGAACGCAGATGATGTACCGATGGTTTATCAAATCCAATTCAAAACATCTTTAAAAAACCAAATCGTGTACGATCAATCAACCTATAACAATGTCGCAACGGTGGATATTACAGGGAACAAGCAAGAATTGCCGGCATCGGTATCAATTGCCTTTGGCGGACAATCGGCATTAAAAGAAGGAAACTACAATACTCAAAATGGGAAAGTCGACTGGGCAGTTACTATCAACCCCAATCAGTCCCTCTTAGCGAATGTGAAGATCGAAGACAATCCGAGTGCCAATCAGATTATTCAAGGAGATAGCTTCAAGCTGTATACAGGGAAGTACTCAGGAACCGGGAATGCTACCACGGTCCAAAAAGATCAGCTAGTCCCTAGTGACCAATATAAAGTAACAGTCACGACGGACCCAACGACCGGGCAGCAGCGCTTTGTGTTAGACATGTCCGAGATCCAAGAGAAAAAAGATCCGAACCAAGAGGATCAATACCTCACAGGAGTCATCGAAAAACCGTATATATTGGCGTATGAGACAGAGCCGAACTTTACTTCTCGTACTGAAACGGTCGCGAATGATGCGTCGATCTCTAGTGAAGGGAAGGAATTGCCTGGGAAAGATACTCATAAGGATTTCCCAATAACGATCCAGGATTCTAGCGGAACGGCTTTCGGTTCCAAAGGAAAAGTGGTCGTTCAAAAGGTGAACGGCAACGGCGGTGTTGTTCCAGGGGCGGTTTTACAGCTGCTTCGAAAAAACACCAGCACGAATAAAACCGACGTCTTGTATGAGACTACGACAGATAATCAAGGACTGACGACTTTCGGAAATCTGATCGCCACCAGTTCTGCCTACGAGTATTACGTGAAGGAAATCGAAGCACCTGACGGTTACACGATCTCTCCAGAATTGTTGGAGGGAAAGAGGGTCTATGCAGATACGAGCAGCAACACGCCAGTGACCACGATTGAAAATGAGCCCGTCAACGTGACCTTCAAAAAGACAAACGCTGCTGGAAATGCCTTGTCTGGCGGATTGTTCAGTCTGTATGAGAACAATGGAACGGCGACCAACCCGAACTATGCGTTCTTGCGAGGTTTTATTCCGACTTCGGAAGGCTTCGATCTTTCAGGATTGGGAGATGGGCAATACCGGATTCGAGAAACTTCGGCTCCTTCAGGGTATCAGATCAATTTGACGCCTATCGACTTTGAGATCAAGAAAAACAGCGATGCTACACGCAGTGTGTTTGTCAATGATGAGGTTGTTTCCGATGGACTCTTGCAATTGAAAGACTATCGAGGCTCCGCATTATTGAAGAAAAGCGATGAATCAGGAAAAGCTTTAGGAAATGCCCGATTTAACGTGCAGCGGGCTGAATTGAACTCAGATGATTACAGTGACTACGGAGATCAAGACAGCTATGTAACGGCTAACGACGGAGAGCTGAAATTATCGGATCTGCCGCCAGGAAAATACAAAGTAAAAGAAAGCCAAGCGCCAGAGAACTACTATTTAAATAGTAAGGAATTTACATTCGTTATCGATGCCGTTTCGACAGGGGATCAGGCGCCAGCAACTGTTGAATTGAATAATGGCGACGCGTTGATCGATTATCAAGGATCTGCACGATTTAAAAAAGTCGATGGCCAAGATTATCTCACCAATCAAAAAGAGACACCTTTGTCAGGGGCGAAGTTCCAGCTTTATGATGCTGAAGGAAAAACAGCGATTGGCGATGAAGTGACCACGGGTTCAGATGGCTACCTGGTCTTTGATAATCTAAAACCCGGCACCACCTATGCCTTTAAGGAGACGAAAGCACCTTCCGGCTATTTGAAAAACGATCAGCTGGTTCGATTCACGACTCCAGTCACCAATAATCAAGGTGAATCAGCGGTGTCCATCGAATCCGGCGGCGATCAAAAGCTTGTCGTCGATGAGAAAACACCCTTCAAGAACTATAAAGAACGCGTGCATTTTCGTAAGGAAGACGAAGCAGGACGTCCATTAGCTGATGCGAAGTATCAATTATCCAAGCAAAACGATGCGAACGAATGGAAGCCTGTCACAGATCTGGGCAAGGGTGCCGGTTCAGACGGCCTCTTCACATCAGACAAATTAGACGGCAGCGTCAATGCTTTCGAACTGTCTCCAGGGAAATACAAGTTTGTTGAAAAAACCGCACCTTCCGGCTACCTGTTAAACACCAAAGAGATCCCATTCACCGTGGAGGATCAAGAAGAAGGCGAACCGCAAGTTTTGGAAATTCCGATTTCCGGCGATGCAAATGTCAATTATCAAGGATCTGCGGTACTTTACAAAGAAGCCGAAGATAAAGAGGACACTACGTTTAACAAATTAGAAGATGCTGCTTTTGACGTGTATACCGATTCAGCAACACCAGAAAAAGTGACCGAAAAGAATCTCACTTCTGATTCCGATGGAAATGTAACAGCCACAGGCTTAGCTCCGGGAAATTATTATTTCCAAGAAGTTTCAAATGGAAATCGGTATCTCGTGAACACGCAAAAAATAAAATTTACGATTCCGACTACAGCCTCCGGCAAACCAGAAACGGTCACGACGAATGTGGATGGCAAACTAAGTCTGAGAAACTATCTAGGAACGGTTGAACTGACAAAAGTCGACGCAAATGAGCAACCATTGGAGAATGCAGAATTTACGGTCTTTGATAGTAGTGAGAAAGAAGTCGGTAAAGGAAGCTCGAATCAAGAGGGAAAAGTCACTATCAATAAGCTCGCTCCTGGCGACTATACAATGAAGGAAACGAAGGCGCCCGATGGCTACTTGCTAAATGATCAAACGGTCACCTTTACTATCCCTGAATCCGCAGAAGGGCAGCCGCAAAAAGTGGTGATTCCAGACAGCTTCAAGGATTACAAAGGCGCTGTCAAATTGATCAAAACCGATGCCAATGATCAGCCGCTGGCAAATGCAGTCTTTGAATTGCTGGACAGTGACGATCAACCAGTCGGCGGGACAGCTACCTCCAACGAAAATGGGGAAGTCGTTTTCGATGATTTAGCACCAGGCGACTATACCTTTAAAGAAATAAATGCGCCCGATGGCTACGTAAAAAATACCACGCTTGTTCCTGTGATTGTGCCAGAAACTGCGAATGGTCAGCCTGAGGTCGTGACAGTGAAGGATCACTTCGTCAATTATCAAGGGACCGCGGAATTGACGAAAACAGATGGCGAAGGCAAAGCCTTACAAGGAGCAGCTTTCAAAGTTGTCCGCACAGATGGAAGCGACGTTGAAGGAAAAACCGCAACGTCAGATGAAAAGGGACTTGTTCAGGTCACTGGATTGGCTCCCGGCAGCTACCGCTTTGTCGAGACAGCTGCGCCAGATGGCAACTACGTGATGACCAGTGAAGCGTTAGACTTTACGATCCCAACAGAAACTGAGGGACAACCAGCTGTTGTTGCTGTTTCAGATAACGTACCGAATTACCGTGGAACGATCCGCGTGCATAAAGTCGGCAACGATCTAAACGACGATTCTAAAATGGTTGATCTCGCTGGAGCGGAATTCACGCTCTACACAAACGAAGACTTCAGCGATACAAAGCCTACAAAAATCGTTTCCGATTCAAAAGGAAATGTTGCTTTCAAGGATTTGGCACCAGGGACCTATTATGTGAAGGAGACCAAGGCACCCAATGGGTATTTGGTAAACACCTTCCCAATGACCTTCGTGATTCCTGATCGCGTACCAGAAACGATGCCGATGACGGATGCGCAAAATCATGAAAATCGGATCGAAGACGGCTCCTATGTTGTGGACGCGGGTGATTTCCAAAACGCACGGAAAAACATCGAGCTGAAGAAAACAGATGGTGAAAAGGATGGAAACCTAGATCTGACAAAAGTCGCCTTCTCTCTATACTTCGATGATGGAACGACCACTGGAAAACTCGTAAAAGAAAAGCTGCAGCCAGAAACAGACGGCACGATTGATTTAAGCAATCTAGCACTGGAAGACGGCAGCTACAAATTGATCGAAACACAAACATCCGAAAATTATGTTCTCAGCAGCCAGCCGATTTATTTTGTAGTAGAAAATTCGCAAGCAAAAGGCATTTCTCTTAACATCGCGAATTATCAAGCGGTGATTACAGGGAAAAAAGTTGGTGACGGCAAAGGACTCGCTGGAGCAGAATATCAATTGTTCAAAGCGAATAATCTAGATAAACCACTCGAGACGACCGATCAAAAGGGCACAAAACAAACCATCCTTAAAAGCGACAGCAAAGGAGCGTTTTATGCCAAAGGGTTGAGCGTCGGCGAGTATGTTTTGAAAGAAACGAAAGCACCAAACGGTTATATTCTCGATACGACCACACACAAATTCACGATCTATCCGCAAAATGGAAAACCCGCTGTTCGTGATTTAGGCGAGTTTGAAAATTATCAAGGCCGAGTGAGATTGACCAAAGTCGATGCAGCTGATGAGAACAATCAGTTAAGCAATGCAGAGTTCCAGCTGCTGGATGAAAATCAAAACGTTCTGCAAGAAAACTTGAAGACAGGAACTGATGGCCGATTAACAGTGACCCATTTGGCTCCAGGGACCTACTTCTTCAAAGAAACCAAGGCCCCATCAGGGTATCGATTGTCCGAAAAACAACTTGCATTCACAGTCGAAGCTTCCCACGCTGGAAAACCAGTGCAGATCGAAGTAACGGCGAAGAATGACCGGACGCCAAATAAACCAAACCATCCAAAACAGCCAAATAAACCCAATACGCCGGGATGGTGGTACTATCCAAAAACTGGAGAAACAAAAGGACCAATCCTTCTAATCGTTGGTGCACTCCTTGTTCTCGCAGTCATCGGGATAGGCTATTACAGAAAAAGAAACTAA
- the ahpF gene encoding alkyl hydroperoxide reductase subunit F: MLDNETKEQLKQYLALLESKIVFSASLDESEDSKKVEDFLTEVAAMDDKILIETKKLTRTPSFEINRVGAEASGIGFAGLPMGHEFTSFILALLQVGGRAPKIEDAVKQQIQSIERALTFETYVSLTCHNCPDVVQALNIMAVLNPNISHTMIEGGMYQAEVDEKEVMAVPTVFLNGEEFDSGRMTIEQILEKVSGPMGADEFADKETFDVLVVGGGPAGASSAIYAARKGIKTGMVVETFGGQVLETLGIENVIGTPYVEGPQLMRQVEEHVKQYDVDIMKGQRAKAIRKNDLIEVELENGAQLTAKTAILSTGARWRAINVPGEKEFKNKGIAYCPHCDGPLFKDKEVVVIGGGNSGIEAAIDLAGLAKHIYVLEFLPELKADQVLQEKLYSLTNVTVITNAATKEITGSSHVEALTYTDRLTNEEHTLQVEGVFILIGLMPNTEWLTGSVALSDRGEILVDKHGATNVEGIFAAGDCTDSAYKQIIISMGSGATAALGAFDYLIRNT; encoded by the coding sequence ATGTTAGATAACGAAACGAAAGAACAGCTTAAACAATATTTAGCGTTATTAGAATCAAAAATCGTTTTTTCTGCCAGTTTAGACGAATCTGAAGACTCAAAAAAAGTGGAAGATTTCTTGACTGAAGTCGCAGCGATGGACGACAAGATTTTGATTGAAACAAAAAAATTAACGCGGACACCTAGTTTTGAGATCAATCGCGTTGGTGCAGAAGCGAGCGGCATCGGCTTTGCAGGATTGCCAATGGGGCATGAATTCACGTCCTTTATCCTTGCCCTGCTGCAAGTTGGCGGACGCGCACCAAAAATTGAAGACGCAGTCAAGCAGCAGATTCAATCCATCGAAAGAGCATTGACCTTTGAAACCTACGTCAGCTTAACGTGTCACAACTGCCCAGACGTCGTGCAAGCCTTGAACATTATGGCTGTACTGAACCCCAACATCTCGCATACCATGATCGAAGGCGGGATGTATCAGGCAGAAGTGGACGAAAAAGAAGTCATGGCTGTACCGACTGTTTTCTTGAACGGTGAAGAATTCGACAGCGGTCGGATGACGATCGAACAAATTCTTGAAAAAGTCAGCGGACCAATGGGTGCGGATGAATTTGCGGATAAGGAAACCTTCGACGTGTTAGTCGTTGGTGGCGGACCGGCTGGTGCCAGTTCGGCGATCTATGCAGCTCGTAAGGGGATCAAGACTGGAATGGTCGTAGAGACCTTTGGCGGACAAGTACTGGAAACGTTGGGAATCGAAAACGTGATCGGAACACCTTACGTTGAAGGCCCGCAATTGATGCGTCAAGTAGAAGAACACGTGAAGCAATACGACGTTGACATCATGAAGGGACAACGGGCGAAAGCCATTCGAAAAAATGATCTGATCGAAGTGGAATTGGAGAACGGTGCACAGCTGACCGCGAAAACGGCCATCCTTTCAACAGGTGCACGTTGGCGCGCCATCAATGTCCCCGGAGAGAAAGAGTTCAAAAACAAAGGGATCGCGTATTGTCCTCACTGTGACGGCCCTCTATTTAAGGATAAAGAAGTGGTGGTTATCGGCGGCGGAAATTCAGGGATCGAAGCGGCGATCGACTTAGCTGGGTTAGCCAAACATATTTATGTATTGGAATTCTTGCCTGAATTGAAGGCTGACCAAGTATTGCAAGAGAAGCTCTACTCATTGACCAATGTCACGGTGATCACCAATGCAGCCACAAAAGAAATCACCGGGTCTTCACACGTAGAAGCATTGACGTATACGGACCGTCTGACCAATGAAGAACATACCTTGCAAGTAGAGGGCGTCTTCATCTTGATCGGATTGATGCCGAATACTGAGTGGCTTACTGGCTCTGTCGCTTTAAGCGATCGTGGTGAGATCTTAGTCGACAAGCACGGTGCCACTAACGTAGAAGGAATCTTTGCGGCAGGCGATTGTACCGACAGCGCCTATAAGCAAATCATCATTTCTATGGGTTCAGGGGCTACTGCGGCTCTTGGTGCCTTTGATTATTTAATCCGTAACACTTAA
- the ahpC gene encoding alkyl hydroperoxide reductase subunit C, whose translation MSLIGKQVEAFQAQAYRQGKFIEISEEVLQGKWSIVCFYPADFTFVCPTELEDLQDQYEKLQELGVEVYSCSTDTHFTHKAWHDTSDAIGKINYTMIGDPSHHISRIFDVLDEEAGLAQRGTFIIDPDGIVQAMEINADGIGRDASGLIDKIRAAQYVRTHPGEVCPAKWKEDGETLKPSFDLVGKI comes from the coding sequence ATGTCATTAATTGGAAAACAAGTGGAAGCATTTCAAGCACAAGCGTATCGTCAAGGGAAATTTATTGAAATTTCTGAGGAAGTATTGCAAGGCAAGTGGTCTATCGTATGTTTTTATCCAGCAGATTTCACTTTTGTGTGCCCGACGGAATTAGAAGATTTACAAGATCAATATGAAAAATTACAAGAATTAGGCGTTGAAGTTTATTCTTGTTCTACTGACACTCATTTCACTCATAAAGCATGGCACGACACATCCGATGCCATTGGCAAAATCAACTACACAATGATCGGTGATCCATCCCATCATATCTCACGCATCTTTGACGTATTAGATGAAGAAGCAGGTCTGGCACAACGCGGAACCTTCATCATCGATCCTGACGGCATCGTTCAAGCAATGGAAATCAACGCGGACGGTATTGGCCGTGACGCGAGCGGTTTGATCGACAAGATTCGTGCAGCGCAATATGTTCGTACCCATCCAGGCGAAGTGTGCCCTGCGAAATGGAAAGAAGACGGCGAAACATTGAAACCAAGTTTTGACTTAGTTGGTAAAATCTAG
- the spx gene encoding transcriptional regulator Spx yields MIKLYTSASCTSCRKAKAWLIENGLDFEERNIMSEPLTTEEITEILALTETGTDEIISTRSKVYEKLDLDFDELPLSEVVEIIEKHPSLLRRPLLFDETKFQVGYNEDEIHQFIPRDIRRITSKKMAKILLYMDLQKESLV; encoded by the coding sequence ATGATTAAATTGTATACTTCAGCAAGCTGTACTTCATGTAGAAAAGCCAAAGCATGGCTTATAGAAAATGGGTTGGATTTTGAGGAAAGAAATATTATGTCAGAGCCGTTAACCACTGAGGAGATCACAGAAATTCTAGCATTGACCGAAACTGGAACAGATGAAATTATTTCGACACGTTCCAAAGTTTATGAGAAATTAGACCTTGATTTTGATGAGTTGCCGTTGAGTGAGGTAGTGGAGATTATTGAAAAACATCCAAGCTTATTAAGACGTCCGTTGTTATTTGATGAAACCAAATTTCAAGTTGGATACAATGAAGATGAAATCCATCAATTCATTCCACGAGACATTCGCAGAATCACTTCAAAGAAAATGGCTAAGATTTTGCTTTATATGGATTTGCAGAAAGAAAGTCTTGTATAA